One region of Miscanthus floridulus cultivar M001 chromosome 19, ASM1932011v1, whole genome shotgun sequence genomic DNA includes:
- the LOC136527848 gene encoding probable calcium-binding protein CML21, translated as MGAVLGRHDTHKRSFHGSKLEAKMVDAMQQRASHGTSLKSFDSIIMKFPKIDESFRKCKTIFEQFDEDSNGEIDKEELKHCFQKLEISFTEEEICDLFEACDINEDMGMKFNEFIVFLCLVYLLNEPAVSEAKIKMGLGNLEATFETLVDAFVFLDKNKDGYVSKDEMIQAINETTTGERSSGRIAMKRFEEMDWDKNGMVTFKEFLFAFTRWVGIDENEDDDE; from the exons ATGGGGGCTGTGCTTGGACGGCATGACACCCACAAGCGGAGTTTCCATGGTTCGAAGCTGGAGGCAAAGATGGTTGATGCTATGCAGCAGAGAGCGTCGCATGGAACTTCACTGAAATCGTTCGATAGTATTATCATGAAGTTCCCCAAAATTGACGAGAGTTTTAGAAAATGCAAGACTATCTTcgaacaatttg ATGAAGATTCCAATGGCGAAATAGATAAAGAAGAACTGAAACATTGTTTTCAAAAGCTGGAAATCTCATTCACAGAGGAGGAGATATGTGATCTCTTTGAAGCTTGCGATATAAATGAAGATATGGGCATGAAGTTCAATGAGTTCATTGTCTTTCTGTGCCTTGTCTATCTTCTCAATGAACCAGCTGTCTCAGAAGCA AAGATAAAGATGGGCCTAGGAAATCTTGAGGCAACTTTTGAGACCTTGGTTGATGCATTTGTCTTCTTGGATAAGAATAAAGATGGGTACGTGAGCAAGGATGAGATGATTCAAGCAATAAATGAGACCACGACTGGAGAGCGCTCTTCTGGGCGTATAGCCATGAAAAGATTTG AGGAAATGGACTGGGACAAGAATGGAATGGtgacattcaaggaatttctgttTGCCTTCACTCGTTGGGTAGGGATTGATGAAAATGAGGACGACGATGAATGA